One genomic window of Cellulophaga sp. Hel_I_12 includes the following:
- a CDS encoding ATP-dependent DNA helicase RecQ, whose product MQKDPKNILKQYWGFDDFKASQEQIINAVLAQKDVLALLPTGGGKSICFQIPALVQNGICIVVSPLIALIKNQVDTLKAKGIKAIALTGGISQDDLVDLLDNCLYGNYKFLYISPERLQQDIVKDRIQQMNVNLIAIDEAHCISQWGNDFRPAYLNCAILKDLVPNAPMIALTATATPQVAKDIIENLNFKDYVLEKTSFSRDNIAFSVQFNEDKPYQLKELLLKTKQSSIVYVRTRKLTIELTNFLIHQNISSAYYHGGLTKKEKDKRLEDWLTNKSQVMVATNAFGMGIDKPDVGTVIHYQIPDSIENYFQEAGRAGRDGTPAKAILITNNADENQVKGQFLSGLPSIPFLKKLYNKLNNYFQISFGELSPEVYSLNFNAFCDTYTLNPFLTYNGLRMLDQNSVLALSESFSKKTSIQFIATKNQVFDYIETYSKSALIIQTILRTYGGIFEYDTKINTWSIAKKVNLPESIIVSTLVQLEKDKIILYKAQHNDIELIFLVPREDDSTIHLFAKKVALLTAQKTRNIDTMLGYVKNDSVCRSVYLLGYFGEKKEPCGTCDICIKAVPIAQSIIELAKEVILAQLKITPMTSRALLKVVLYKEEVILKALQNLLEEELIILNATNQYKIPSK is encoded by the coding sequence GTGCAAAAAGACCCGAAAAACATCTTAAAACAATATTGGGGTTTCGATGATTTTAAAGCATCTCAAGAACAAATTATCAATGCCGTTTTAGCACAAAAAGATGTGCTTGCATTGTTGCCAACAGGAGGTGGAAAATCAATTTGTTTTCAAATACCTGCCTTAGTGCAAAATGGCATTTGTATCGTGGTGTCTCCTTTAATTGCATTGATCAAAAATCAAGTAGATACTTTAAAGGCAAAAGGAATTAAAGCCATAGCCTTAACTGGCGGTATTTCACAAGATGACCTTGTTGATTTATTAGATAATTGTCTATACGGCAACTATAAATTTCTATACATATCCCCTGAACGTCTGCAGCAAGATATCGTTAAAGATCGTATTCAACAAATGAATGTAAACCTGATCGCTATTGATGAAGCTCATTGTATATCACAGTGGGGAAATGATTTTAGACCTGCCTATCTCAACTGTGCTATTTTAAAAGATTTGGTGCCTAATGCGCCTATGATTGCGCTCACTGCAACGGCAACCCCACAGGTCGCCAAGGACATCATTGAGAATTTAAACTTTAAAGACTATGTGTTAGAAAAAACATCATTTTCTCGCGATAATATTGCTTTTTCTGTTCAATTCAATGAAGATAAACCCTACCAATTAAAAGAACTACTTTTAAAAACAAAACAAAGTAGTATTGTCTATGTGAGAACTAGAAAACTTACCATTGAGCTGACTAATTTTTTAATTCATCAAAATATAAGTTCCGCATATTACCATGGTGGATTAACCAAAAAAGAAAAAGACAAACGCTTAGAAGATTGGTTAACGAATAAATCACAAGTAATGGTGGCTACTAATGCGTTTGGAATGGGCATTGATAAGCCCGATGTAGGCACCGTAATTCACTACCAAATTCCGGATAGTATCGAAAACTATTTCCAAGAAGCCGGTCGTGCAGGTAGAGATGGAACTCCAGCAAAAGCCATTTTAATTACAAATAATGCCGATGAAAATCAAGTTAAAGGTCAGTTTTTAAGTGGATTACCGAGCATTCCGTTTTTAAAAAAACTCTATAATAAACTCAATAATTACTTTCAGATATCCTTTGGGGAACTTAGCCCTGAAGTGTATTCCTTAAATTTTAATGCCTTTTGTGATACCTATACCTTAAATCCGTTTTTAACCTATAACGGACTTCGAATGTTAGATCAGAATTCGGTTTTAGCACTGTCAGAATCTTTTTCCAAAAAAACCAGTATTCAGTTTATTGCCACGAAGAATCAAGTTTTCGATTATATAGAAACCTACAGTAAAAGTGCCTTGATCATTCAAACAATTTTACGCACTTATGGCGGAATTTTCGAATATGACACTAAGATCAATACCTGGTCCATTGCTAAAAAAGTAAATCTCCCCGAAAGCATCATTGTGAGCACATTAGTGCAATTAGAAAAAGACAAAATAATCCTGTACAAAGCACAACATAACGACATTGAACTTATATTTCTCGTACCTCGGGAAGATGACAGCACCATTCATTTATTTGCAAAAAAAGTAGCCCTACTTACCGCACAAAAAACTAGAAATATTGATACCATGCTCGGTTATGTGAAAAATGATTCAGTGTGCAGAAGTGTTTATTTATTAGGCTATTTCGGAGAAAAAAAAGAGCCCTGTGGCACCTGTGATATTTGCATAAAAGCTGTTCCTATAGCGCAGAGCATAATTGAACTCGCAAAGGAAGTTATTCTAGCCCAACTTAAAATAACTCCGATGACCTCTAGGGCCTTATTGAAAGTGGTCTTGTATAAGGAAGAAGTTATTTTAAAAGCATTACAAAACTTACTGGAAGAAGAATTAATTATATTAAATGCAACAAACCAATATAAAATACCATCAAAATGA
- a CDS encoding AAA family ATPase, whose protein sequence is MSSEKIVITGGPSTGKTSVIKAIEEKGFTCFHEISREITLQARKEGVEQLFLTDPLLFSRRILEGRVTQFKEAKAHLDSIVFLDRGIHDVIAYLDCFNTEYPEEFTSVCRQYTYDKIFLLPPWKEIHTADNERYENFEEAVKIHDCLQKTYSNFGYDVIEVPKLPIAKRVDFILNSLM, encoded by the coding sequence TTGAGTTCTGAAAAAATTGTCATTACCGGCGGACCAAGCACCGGAAAAACATCTGTTATTAAAGCTATTGAAGAAAAAGGATTTACATGTTTTCATGAAATTTCTAGAGAAATAACCTTACAAGCTAGAAAAGAGGGTGTTGAACAACTTTTTTTAACGGATCCACTACTTTTTAGCCGACGTATTTTAGAAGGTAGGGTGACACAGTTTAAAGAGGCCAAAGCGCATTTAGATTCCATCGTTTTTCTAGATCGCGGAATTCATGATGTAATCGCCTATTTAGATTGTTTTAATACCGAATATCCAGAGGAGTTTACGAGCGTATGCCGTCAATATACCTACGATAAAATATTTTTACTACCACCTTGGAAAGAAATACATACTGCTGACAATGAACGTTATGAAAATTTTGAGGAAGCTGTAAAGATTCATGATTGTCTGCAAAAAACATACAGCAATTTTGGATATGATGTTATTGAAGTTCCTAAATTACCTATAGCCAAAAGAGTAGATTTTATTTTGAATTCTTTAATGTAG
- a CDS encoding DUF493 family protein — protein MDVSNQNEFYDKLKERLLKTSTWPTIYLYKFIVPTEGTGVKEIESVFDDMNAVFIRKLSKNGKYTSVSISLLMENPDAIIEKYKIATKVTGVISL, from the coding sequence ATGGATGTAAGTAATCAGAATGAATTTTACGATAAGCTTAAAGAGCGATTACTAAAAACAAGTACATGGCCCACGATTTATTTGTATAAATTTATAGTGCCTACAGAAGGGACTGGAGTAAAAGAAATTGAATCGGTTTTTGATGATATGAATGCAGTATTCATTAGAAAGTTGTCTAAAAACGGAAAATACACGAGTGTTTCCATTAGTTTACTTATGGAAAATCCAGATGCTATTATTGAAAAATACAAAATAGCGACAAAGGTAACAGGCGTTATTTCTTTATAA
- a CDS encoding DUF4290 domain-containing protein gives MSLANNEVFNLEYNTERSHLIIPEYGRHFQKMVDYAISIDDDEKRNEIAQAIISVMGNLQPHFRDVPDFQHKLWDQLFIMSDFKLKVDSPYPITSKEMLQERPAPLSYPQNFPKYRFYGNNIKLMIDVAISWDKGDKRDGLEYAIANHMKKCYLNWNKDTVEDKIIFKHLHELSGGEIDLAAEGENLTDSGQFLKNKPAKQNSNRSNNKKSRTTNSNTNNRSKKRY, from the coding sequence TTGAGTTTAGCCAACAACGAAGTATTCAATCTAGAATACAATACCGAGCGATCACATCTTATTATACCTGAATATGGTCGCCACTTTCAAAAAATGGTCGACTATGCCATAAGCATTGATGATGACGAAAAGCGCAATGAAATAGCCCAGGCTATTATTAGCGTTATGGGTAATTTACAACCGCATTTTAGAGATGTGCCTGATTTTCAACATAAATTGTGGGATCAGTTATTTATCATGTCTGATTTTAAATTAAAAGTAGACTCTCCTTACCCAATAACAAGTAAAGAGATGTTACAAGAACGACCTGCACCTCTAAGTTATCCTCAGAATTTTCCGAAATATCGTTTTTACGGGAACAACATTAAGTTAATGATTGATGTGGCTATCTCTTGGGATAAGGGGGATAAGCGTGATGGCTTAGAATATGCCATTGCGAATCACATGAAAAAATGTTATTTAAATTGGAATAAAGATACGGTAGAAGATAAGATCATTTTTAAACACTTACATGAATTAAGTGGTGGTGAAATAGACTTAGCCGCTGAGGGTGAAAACCTTACGGATAGTGGGCAGTTTTTAAAAAATAAACCGGCAAAACAAAATTCAAATCGCTCGAATAATAAAAAGAGCAGAACAACAAACTCGAATACTAATAATCGCAGTAAAAAGCGATACTAA
- the murA gene encoding UDP-N-acetylglucosamine 1-carboxyvinyltransferase: MGTFKIEGGHQLHGEITPQGAKNEALQILCAVLLTAEPVIISNIPDIVDVNKLISLLEDLGVKIQKKGQGTYSFVADDVNLDYLQSEQFKQDGRGLRGSIMLVGPLLARFGKGYIPKPGGDKIGRRRLDTHFEGFINLGAKFRYNKEESFYGVEAKKLKGTYMLLDEASVTGTANIVMAAVLAEGTTTIYNAACEPYLQQLCKMLNRMGAKITGIGSNLLVIEGVTTLVGTEHRMLPDMIEIGSWIGLAAMTRSELTIKNVSWDDLGQIPTVFRKLGITIERKDDDIYIPAHTNGYEIQNYIDGSILTIADAPWPGLTPDLLSIILVVATQARGEVLIHQKMFESRLFFVDKLLDMGAKVILCDPHRATVIGHDFKSTLKATTMVSPDIRAGVSLLIAALSAKGTSTIHNIEQIDRGYENIDERLRAIGAKITRL, encoded by the coding sequence ATGGGAACATTTAAAATTGAAGGTGGTCACCAACTACATGGTGAAATCACCCCACAAGGAGCAAAAAATGAAGCTTTACAGATTTTATGTGCTGTTTTATTAACTGCAGAACCTGTAATCATTAGCAATATTCCTGATATTGTAGATGTTAATAAATTAATTTCTCTTCTAGAAGACTTAGGCGTTAAAATTCAGAAAAAAGGACAAGGAACCTATAGTTTTGTTGCTGACGATGTAAATCTAGACTATTTACAATCTGAGCAATTTAAGCAAGATGGCAGAGGCCTTCGAGGGTCTATTATGCTTGTTGGTCCTTTATTAGCGCGATTTGGTAAAGGGTACATTCCTAAACCAGGTGGTGATAAAATAGGGCGCCGAAGGCTAGATACCCATTTTGAAGGTTTTATAAATTTAGGAGCAAAATTTAGATATAACAAAGAAGAATCTTTTTACGGTGTTGAAGCAAAAAAACTTAAAGGCACCTACATGCTTTTAGATGAAGCTTCAGTTACTGGGACAGCAAATATTGTCATGGCGGCTGTATTGGCAGAAGGTACTACCACTATTTATAATGCGGCCTGTGAACCTTATTTACAACAACTTTGTAAGATGTTGAATAGAATGGGTGCTAAAATCACAGGAATTGGATCTAATTTATTAGTCATTGAAGGGGTTACTACACTTGTAGGAACCGAACACCGTATGTTGCCTGATATGATCGAGATTGGTAGCTGGATTGGATTAGCGGCAATGACCCGAAGCGAATTGACGATTAAAAACGTAAGTTGGGATGATTTAGGGCAAATACCTACCGTTTTCCGTAAATTAGGAATAACAATTGAACGAAAGGACGATGATATTTATATTCCTGCACATACTAATGGGTACGAAATTCAAAACTATATAGACGGTTCTATTTTAACCATTGCAGATGCTCCTTGGCCCGGATTAACGCCCGATTTATTGAGTATTATTTTGGTCGTTGCCACACAAGCGAGAGGTGAAGTGTTAATTCATCAAAAAATGTTTGAAAGTCGTTTGTTCTTTGTGGATAAATTACTCGATATGGGCGCTAAAGTAATTTTATGCGATCCACATAGAGCAACAGTAATAGGGCACGATTTTAAATCTACCCTAAAAGCAACAACCATGGTTTCTCCAGATATTAGAGCAGGAGTTTCTTTATTAATTGCAGCGCTTTCTGCGAAGGGAACATCTACGATTCACAATATTGAACAAATAGATCGTGGATACGAAAATATCGATGAGCGTTTACGTGCAATTGGCGCAAAGATTACCAGACTGTAA
- a CDS encoding peptidylprolyl isomerase, with amino-acid sequence MKLRLFTSVVLVFFSVLFACSPKKENKKNPVEKPAPTIEILTNYGAIELKLYNETPLHRDNFLKLIAEKAYDSVLFHRVIKNFMIQAGDPNSKNFNPKDTLGSGDVDYTIPAEFHPKLFHKKGVLAAARESRPDRASSGMQFYIVQGKVFNDSLLRIAEGRINQWLAENTIANSPTSSYLLDSLQIARTEGNPEKILNYTDSILSFHKKSETYALYRIPEAQREVYKTIGGTPHLDQNYTVFGETTKGLEVLDSIASTATNDLDRPLKDIRILSVRVLNEFP; translated from the coding sequence ATGAAATTACGGCTTTTTACTTCGGTAGTCCTTGTTTTTTTTAGTGTTCTATTCGCATGTAGTCCTAAAAAAGAAAACAAAAAGAATCCAGTTGAAAAACCAGCGCCTACTATTGAAATTCTTACAAATTATGGAGCTATTGAATTAAAATTATACAATGAAACTCCATTACACCGTGACAATTTCTTAAAATTGATAGCCGAAAAAGCCTATGATAGCGTATTGTTTCATCGGGTAATTAAAAATTTTATGATTCAGGCTGGCGATCCCAATAGTAAAAATTTTAACCCAAAAGATACCCTAGGTTCAGGGGATGTCGATTATACCATTCCAGCAGAATTTCATCCTAAGCTATTTCATAAAAAAGGAGTATTGGCAGCCGCACGTGAAAGCAGACCCGATAGAGCATCAAGTGGCATGCAGTTTTATATCGTACAAGGAAAAGTATTTAATGACAGCTTATTAAGGATAGCAGAAGGCAGAATAAACCAATGGTTAGCAGAAAATACAATTGCTAACAGCCCTACTTCTTCCTATCTACTAGATTCTTTACAAATAGCAAGAACTGAAGGTAACCCAGAAAAAATCTTAAATTATACGGATAGCATTTTGTCTTTTCATAAAAAAAGTGAAACCTACGCATTGTATAGAATTCCTGAAGCGCAACGCGAAGTTTACAAAACCATAGGTGGAACTCCGCATTTAGACCAAAATTATACGGTTTTCGGAGAAACCACAAAAGGACTCGAAGTTCTGGACAGTATTGCGTCAACGGCTACGAACGATTTAGACAGACCACTTAAAGACATCCGAATTTTAAGTGTTAGGGTTTTGAATGAATTCCCATAA
- a CDS encoding PAS domain-containing protein: protein MKNNLTKMMGLDIYLSSFTEQKNKKVHLTIENAGSQLMPLLSWDLYSTFYTNMSGLLKKDNDIQELEKLAHKFQWKVDLNTILKEESFDALVITDQQKKIMWVNDGFTHMTGYPKTFAIDKTPSFLQGENTSEQVKDRIRRKIAKDIPFTDIIINYRKDKTPYKCQIKIIPIFSKDATYYLAIEKEVA, encoded by the coding sequence ATGAAAAATAATTTAACAAAGATGATGGGTCTTGATATTTACTTATCTTCCTTTACCGAACAAAAGAATAAAAAAGTACATTTAACTATTGAAAATGCTGGTAGCCAATTAATGCCCTTATTAAGTTGGGATTTGTACAGTACGTTTTATACCAACATGAGTGGGCTATTAAAAAAAGACAACGATATTCAAGAGTTAGAAAAACTAGCCCATAAATTTCAATGGAAGGTTGATTTAAACACGATTTTAAAAGAAGAAAGCTTTGATGCCTTAGTAATTACCGACCAACAGAAAAAAATTATGTGGGTTAATGACGGTTTTACACATATGACTGGCTATCCAAAAACATTTGCCATCGACAAAACGCCTTCCTTTTTGCAGGGAGAAAATACCTCTGAACAAGTCAAAGACCGTATCAGAAGAAAAATTGCTAAAGACATTCCTTTTACCGACATCATCATTAATTATCGTAAAGATAAAACTCCTTATAAGTGCCAAATAAAAATAATACCCATATTTAGTAAGGATGCTACTTATTATTTGGCCATTGAAAAAGAAGTTGCCTAA
- a CDS encoding VOC family protein, with amino-acid sequence MKVLLCITALFCTLLIEAQDFNFSIDHTTLIVNDLETTGDFYKNTIGLKEIEHPTNDPNFRWFALHGNTQLHLILKTNVVMKKHKSSHICLSTQKLDAVIRHLKDNNISYEDWPGKKGAISLRADGVRQIYITDPEGYWIEINDAVQNE; translated from the coding sequence ATGAAAGTACTTCTATGTATTACTGCTCTTTTCTGTACATTACTTATTGAAGCCCAAGATTTTAATTTTTCAATTGACCATACAACGCTAATTGTAAACGATTTAGAAACCACTGGCGATTTCTATAAAAATACTATAGGCTTAAAGGAAATAGAACACCCAACAAATGATCCTAATTTTAGGTGGTTTGCCTTACATGGAAACACCCAATTGCATTTAATATTGAAGACCAACGTGGTCATGAAAAAGCACAAATCAAGTCATATTTGTTTATCCACCCAAAAATTAGATGCGGTTATCCGTCACTTAAAGGATAATAATATTTCTTATGAAGACTGGCCAGGAAAAAAAGGGGCCATAAGTTTAAGAGCTGATGGCGTTCGCCAAATATACATCACAGATCCAGAAGGCTATTGGATTGAAATTAACGATGCCGTTCAAAATGAATAA
- a CDS encoding GNAT family N-acetyltransferase produces the protein MINIKKITAVETYPLRHAVLWPEQPISYIQLAEDTKGIHFGLFKNKQLVSVISLFIDGESAQFRKFATHTEEQGRGYGTDLLQHTIDFATTENIKLLWCNARADKTNFYKKFGFKETSKTYIKKGVKFIILEKVLHRS, from the coding sequence ATGATCAATATTAAAAAGATTACCGCCGTCGAAACCTACCCCTTACGTCACGCTGTGCTGTGGCCAGAACAGCCCATTTCATATATTCAACTTGCAGAGGATACAAAAGGGATTCACTTTGGGCTTTTTAAAAATAAACAACTTGTAAGTGTCATTTCTCTTTTTATCGATGGGGAAAGTGCACAATTTCGGAAGTTTGCCACCCATACCGAAGAACAAGGGAGAGGTTACGGCACGGATTTATTGCAACATACCATTGACTTTGCTACTACAGAAAACATAAAACTACTGTGGTGTAATGCTAGGGCTGATAAAACCAACTTCTATAAAAAATTTGGCTTTAAAGAAACCTCGAAAACATACATCAAAAAAGGAGTGAAATTTATAATTTTAGAGAAAGTTTTGCACCGTTCCTAA
- a CDS encoding deoxyribodipyrimidine photo-lyase: MSKKVTVFWFRRDLRLDDNVGFLAALKSDYPVLPIFIFDREILDKLPKDDARVSFIFESLQKMRNELQEQNQSSIAFYHDTPENVFQNLVEAYEVQEVHTNRDYEPYAKERDSKIEKLLSDRNVPFKTHKDQVIFEKDDVLKDDGDPYVVYTPFKNKWKSIFNPEKDLEIQYTNSYLKNLIAHTKLPNLSLSDMGFEKSKIEVPDYTVTPTLIDNYEETRNFPAIENGTSRLGPHLRFGTASIRKMMKKAIAEENEIFWSELIWREFFMQILWHFPHTHQKAFRSKYDRIEWRNNEAEFEKWKNGQTGYALVDAGMRELNETGFMHNRVRMLTASFLCKHLLIDWRWGEAYFAEKLLDYDMSSNVGNWQWAAGSGVDAAPYFRIFNPMTQVDKFDKQKEYIKKWVPDLQELSYPDKMVDHKMARERCLKTYKEALD, translated from the coding sequence ATGTCAAAAAAAGTTACTGTTTTTTGGTTTCGTCGTGATCTTAGGTTAGATGATAATGTAGGATTTTTAGCTGCGCTTAAAAGCGATTACCCGGTACTTCCTATCTTTATTTTTGATCGTGAAATTTTAGATAAATTACCAAAAGACGACGCTCGTGTGAGTTTTATATTTGAAAGCTTACAAAAAATGCGAAACGAACTTCAAGAGCAAAATCAAAGTTCTATTGCGTTTTATCACGATACACCCGAAAACGTATTTCAAAATTTAGTAGAAGCGTACGAGGTACAAGAAGTTCATACGAATAGAGATTATGAGCCTTATGCCAAAGAAAGAGACTCGAAGATAGAAAAACTACTTTCGGACCGTAATGTACCGTTCAAAACACATAAAGATCAAGTAATTTTTGAAAAAGACGATGTCTTAAAAGATGACGGAGACCCTTATGTGGTGTATACTCCCTTTAAAAACAAATGGAAATCGATTTTTAATCCTGAAAAGGACCTAGAAATTCAGTATACCAACAGCTATTTAAAAAATCTCATAGCCCATACGAAACTGCCAAACTTGAGTTTATCAGATATGGGTTTTGAAAAATCTAAGATTGAAGTTCCCGACTATACCGTTACGCCTACATTAATCGATAACTATGAGGAAACTAGAAATTTTCCGGCTATAGAAAACGGTACGTCTAGATTAGGACCCCATTTGCGTTTTGGTACTGCCTCTATTCGTAAAATGATGAAGAAAGCGATTGCAGAAGAAAACGAGATTTTTTGGAGTGAATTAATTTGGCGAGAATTTTTTATGCAGATTTTATGGCATTTTCCACATACACATCAAAAAGCATTCCGCTCTAAATACGATCGTATTGAATGGCGAAATAATGAAGCTGAATTTGAAAAATGGAAAAACGGACAAACCGGTTATGCCCTCGTTGATGCAGGAATGCGCGAATTAAATGAAACTGGATTCATGCATAACCGTGTTCGAATGTTAACGGCGAGCTTTTTATGCAAGCATTTATTAATAGATTGGCGCTGGGGAGAAGCCTATTTTGCTGAAAAGTTATTAGATTACGATATGAGTTCTAATGTAGGTAATTGGCAGTGGGCCGCGGGCTCTGGTGTCGACGCTGCGCCTTACTTCCGAATTTTTAATCCTATGACTCAAGTTGATAAGTTTGACAAACAAAAAGAATATATCAAGAAATGGGTGCCAGACTTACAGGAGTTAAGCTATCCAGACAAAATGGTTGATCATAAAATGGCTCGGGAACGCTGCCTAAAGACCTATAAAGAAGCATTGGACTAA
- a CDS encoding SDR family NAD(P)-dependent oxidoreductase: protein MKKNIVLIGGSHGIGFAMAKELQKEHNVFVASRTKEEIADLNITHIPFDALTDTLDTAVLPEEIHGFAYCPGSINLKPLKMMSIDTFYEEMELNFFSLVKVVKTIISRMAENSSMVFFSTVAVGTGMPFHTSVAAAKAAVEGFARSLAAEYAPKIRVNVVAPSLVNTPLAKRLLNNDKKIEMMSERHPLKRVGEASDIAAIALFLLGDNSTWMTGQVVGVDGGMSSLNIN, encoded by the coding sequence ATGAAAAAAAATATAGTATTGATTGGCGGTTCACACGGAATAGGATTTGCCATGGCAAAAGAATTACAGAAAGAGCATAATGTTTTTGTTGCCTCTAGAACAAAGGAAGAAATTGCTGATTTAAACATTACACATATTCCTTTTGATGCGCTTACAGATACTCTAGACACAGCGGTTTTACCTGAGGAGATTCATGGATTCGCCTATTGCCCGGGGAGCATCAACTTAAAACCTCTTAAAATGATGAGTATTGATACCTTCTACGAGGAAATGGAACTTAATTTTTTTAGTCTTGTTAAGGTAGTAAAAACAATTATTTCTAGAATGGCAGAAAACTCTAGTATGGTATTTTTTAGTACGGTGGCTGTTGGTACAGGCATGCCATTTCATACAAGTGTTGCTGCTGCTAAAGCGGCTGTTGAAGGCTTTGCAAGATCACTTGCTGCCGAATATGCACCTAAAATTAGAGTTAATGTAGTAGCTCCTTCATTAGTAAATACACCCTTAGCAAAAAGATTATTAAACAACGATAAAAAAATTGAAATGATGTCCGAAAGACATCCCCTAAAACGTGTTGGTGAAGCTTCAGATATTGCAGCCATCGCTTTGTTTCTATTAGGTGATAATAGCACTTGGATGACAGGACAGGTGGTTGGTGTTGATGGTGGAATGTCGAGTTTAAATATCAACTAA
- a CDS encoding SRPBCC family protein, with translation MKLHQLHSKQFLPITPQEAWEFLSNPNNLKVITPEAMGFQVLSGADRKMFAGQIIQYNVTPFPGFTTRWVTEITQVKEGEYFVDEQRFGPYALWHHKHFIKKVENGVEMEDIIDYKAPFGILGQIGNSILIKNQLKTIFKYREDKLTALFGKMENKPNFLALRTI, from the coding sequence ATGAAACTACATCAATTACACTCCAAACAATTTTTACCCATTACACCCCAAGAAGCATGGGAATTTTTATCAAACCCCAATAACCTTAAGGTTATAACGCCAGAAGCCATGGGTTTTCAAGTACTTTCCGGTGCGGATAGAAAAATGTTTGCAGGACAAATTATACAATATAACGTTACTCCTTTTCCTGGCTTTACCACACGTTGGGTAACTGAAATTACCCAAGTAAAAGAAGGTGAATATTTTGTAGACGAACAGCGCTTTGGTCCTTATGCCCTTTGGCACCATAAACATTTCATTAAAAAAGTAGAAAACGGCGTAGAAATGGAAGATATTATCGATTACAAAGCACCTTTCGGTATTTTAGGCCAAATAGGAAATTCTATTTTAATAAAAAATCAATTAAAAACAATTTTCAAGTATCGCGAGGATAAACTAACAGCCTTATTTGGAAAAATGGAAAATAAGCCTAATTTCTTAGCACTAAGAACTATCTAG
- a CDS encoding DUF2911 domain-containing protein: MKKIILLLMMGACFTTNAQFATPQPSPAAMVKQVVGLTDVTLEYSRPAMRGRAVFGNLVPFEKVWRTGANKNSVISFSTDVKIAGKDLKAGSYAIFSKPGESVWEVYFYTNTENWGAPQNWDASKVAAIVKANPIKTADKVESFTLAINHLSDNGAHLEISWDDTKVAIPFEVPTDMAVMASIDKVMNGPGAGDYYAAAVYYLSADKDIKKAKEWMDKAMSMTEKPAYWQLRQQSLIYAKAGDKKGAIAAAKKSLAGAEEAKNMDYVKMNTDSLKEWGAM; this comes from the coding sequence ATGAAAAAAATAATCTTATTATTAATGATGGGTGCATGTTTCACTACAAATGCACAATTTGCAACACCACAGCCTAGTCCGGCTGCAATGGTAAAACAAGTAGTGGGGCTAACAGATGTTACCTTAGAATACTCAAGACCAGCCATGCGTGGCCGTGCGGTATTTGGAAATTTAGTACCTTTTGAAAAGGTATGGAGAACAGGAGCGAATAAAAACAGTGTTATTTCGTTCAGCACGGATGTTAAAATTGCAGGAAAAGATTTAAAAGCAGGTTCTTATGCTATTTTTTCGAAGCCAGGAGAAAGTGTTTGGGAAGTTTATTTTTACACGAATACTGAAAACTGGGGAGCACCACAAAATTGGGACGCTAGTAAAGTAGCCGCCATTGTGAAAGCAAATCCGATCAAAACGGCTGATAAAGTAGAGTCATTTACCCTAGCGATAAATCATTTATCTGACAATGGGGCGCATTTAGAAATTTCTTGGGATGATACAAAAGTAGCTATTCCGTTTGAAGTGCCTACTGATATGGCTGTAATGGCTTCTATTGATAAGGTAATGAACGGTCCAGGGGCAGGTGATTATTATGCCGCAGCAGTGTATTATTTAAGTGCAGATAAAGATATTAAAAAAGCGAAAGAATGGATGGATAAAGCGATGTCAATGACTGAAAAACCAGCTTATTGGCAATTGAGACAACAGTCACTTATCTATGCAAAAGCAGGGGATAAAAAAGGAGCTATAGCCGCTGCAAAAAAATCATTAGCAGGTGCTGAAGAAGCTAAAAATATGGATTATGTAAAAATGAATACCGACTCTTTAAAAGAATGGGGAGCGATGTAA